Proteins encoded within one genomic window of Neoarius graeffei isolate fNeoGra1 chromosome 18, fNeoGra1.pri, whole genome shotgun sequence:
- the LOC132866823 gene encoding adhesion G protein-coupled receptor E5-like translates to MFIEAILLFISVKNLSNIRSMQGEGFSWKWLIAIGYCVPLALATLLFVLLRFAGSQTCIEVSWDSKTKGFVYSVFLCITALNFIFFIIIIIILSFTIIRQKLQNLQRSNTNNQKLVLSVMFKSLAQFFILGCPWILLFFSNDYRSSYVWMFFASQQGTFIFLVHCLFNQEVRQQYRKYLDAFCCTNKPNTATADVQMSSDSGDNMNVHRAVPPRVTLSVIS, encoded by the exons ATGTTCATTGAAGCCATCCTGCTCTTCATATCTGTGAAGAACCTATCAAATATCAGATCAATGCAGGGGGAGGGGTTTAGCTGGAAATGGTTAATTGCGATTGGATACTGTGTGCCCCTGGCTCTGGCGACTCTGCTGTTCGTGCTTCTGAGGTTTGCTGGAAGCCAAACATGTATCGA GGTATCTTGGGACTCAAAAACTAAGGGTTTTGTTTATTCAGTTTTTCTCTGCATTACTGCA TTAAACTtcatcttcttcatcatcatcatcatcatcttgagCTTCACTATAATACGGCAGAAACTTCAGAACTTACAGAGGAGTAACACCAATAATCAAAAACTCGTACTATCTGTGATGTTTAAAAGCCTGGCCCAGTTTTTTATCCTCGGCTGCCCTTGGATTCTTTTATTTTTCTCCAACGATTATAGATCATCATATGTCTGGATGTTCTTCGCTAGCCAGCAGGGCACCTTCATCTTCCTGGTCCACTGTCTCTTCAACCAAGAG GTCAGGCAGCAGTACAGGAAGTACCTGGATGCTTTTTGCTGCACCAACAAACCTAACACCGCTACAGCAGATGTGCAGATGAGCAGCGACTCAGGGGACAACATGAACGTCCACAGGGCTGTTCCTCCCAGGGTTACATTGTCAGTGATTAGCTGA